Proteins from one Deinococcus radiopugnans ATCC 19172 genomic window:
- the tnpA gene encoding IS200/IS605 family transposase, with translation MPTPYLHKNISVSLLRYHFVWCPKRRRKVLIGNVALRLKELLEEKTAAQGWEIVALEIMPDHVHLCLGTDPDVSPTQVMHALKGYTSRVLRQEFPKLQTMPSLWTRSYWVSTAGNVSAEVIQRYIAEQKTRD, from the coding sequence GTGCCGACGCCCTATCTTCACAAGAACATCTCTGTCTCGCTGCTGCGATACCACTTCGTGTGGTGCCCGAAGCGGCGCCGGAAGGTGCTGATTGGGAATGTGGCGCTGCGGCTGAAGGAACTGTTGGAAGAGAAGACCGCTGCCCAAGGCTGGGAAATCGTGGCTCTGGAAATCATGCCCGACCACGTTCACCTTTGCCTCGGCACCGACCCGGACGTGTCCCCGACGCAGGTGATGCATGCCCTCAAGGGCTACACCTCCCGCGTGCTGCGTCAGGAGTTCCCGAAGCTGCAAACCATGCCGTCGCTGTGGACACGCTCCTACTGGGTCAGCACGGCGGGCAACGTCAGCGCAGAAGTCATTCAGCGATACATCGCAGAACAGAAGACGAGGGACTGA
- a CDS encoding nucleoside hydrolase encodes MTDSAAVPLPVILDGDPGHDDALNILLALASPELQVLGLTTVFGNVGLDRTTLNARITRELIGADVPIHAGADRPLVRPRISAEAVHGDSGMDGPDLPTPTRGVETQHAAHFIIEQVRARPGEVVLVPTGPLTNLALALRLAPDIAALVRGVVWMGGSTDTGNWTPAAEFNALADPHAAHVVFTSGAPLTMFGLNVTHQAIAHPARVAAFRALGTRVGEFAAVLLEFFAEHHRERYGWEGGALHDPMTVAWLLRPELFESRPMHVAVDLTDGPSAGRTVADVWNVTGQPQNVRVATAVDADGFFALLVERLGRYP; translated from the coding sequence ATGACCGATTCCGCTGCTGTTCCGCTGCCCGTGATTCTGGACGGGGACCCCGGCCACGACGACGCCCTCAACATCCTGCTGGCGCTGGCCAGCCCCGAACTGCAGGTGCTGGGCCTGACCACCGTGTTCGGCAACGTGGGCCTGGACCGCACCACCCTCAACGCCCGCATCACCCGTGAATTGATCGGCGCAGATGTGCCCATCCACGCCGGGGCAGACCGCCCGCTGGTGCGGCCGCGCATCAGTGCCGAGGCGGTGCACGGCGACAGCGGCATGGACGGCCCGGACCTGCCCACGCCGACGCGCGGGGTGGAGACGCAGCACGCCGCGCACTTCATCATCGAGCAGGTGCGCGCCCGGCCCGGTGAGGTGGTGCTGGTGCCCACCGGGCCGCTGACCAACCTGGCGCTGGCCTTGCGCCTCGCGCCGGACATCGCGGCGCTGGTGCGCGGGGTGGTGTGGATGGGCGGCAGCACCGACACCGGCAACTGGACCCCGGCGGCCGAGTTCAACGCGCTGGCCGATCCGCACGCCGCGCACGTCGTCTTCACGTCCGGCGCCCCGCTGACCATGTTCGGCCTGAACGTCACGCATCAGGCCATCGCGCACCCGGCGCGCGTGGCGGCGTTCCGGGCGCTGGGCACGCGGGTGGGCGAGTTCGCGGCGGTGCTGCTGGAATTCTTCGCCGAGCACCACCGCGAGCGCTACGGCTGGGAGGGCGGGGCGCTGCACGACCCCATGACCGTGGCGTGGCTGCTGCGCCCGGAGCTGTTCGAGTCCCGCCCCATGCACGTCGCGGTGGACCTGACCGACGGCCCAAGTGCGGGCCGCACCGTGGCCGACGTGTGGAACGTGACCGGGCAGCCGCAGAACGTCCGGGTGGCGACGGCGGTGGACGCCGACGGCTTTTTCGCGCTGCTGGTGGAGCGGCTGGGACGCTACCCCTGA
- a CDS encoding RNA-guided endonuclease InsQ/TnpB family protein: MGSAPASTLSIRTPPFGWLGYPFFCKPVDEGRRINIPKIGSVKCKFHRPLEGTPKTLQIVHDCSEWYAVYTCEVHVNPLPQAGSTVGVDVGTRYFAITSDGEFVHNPRHLGSALGKLRIQQRTVSRRKKGGNRRRNAVQQVAKTHRKIRRSRQDFHHKTARKLVSEHDLIAHEDLKVSNMIKSNLARSISDVGWSAFFDILRGKAESAGRVVVRVPPQDTSQRCNACGHTCRENRDNEVFRCVSCGHEDHADWNAAKNILGRAVPLGVNGSGVSHTVV; this comes from the coding sequence GTGGGTAGCGCCCCAGCATCAACACTCAGCATTCGCACCCCGCCCTTTGGCTGGCTGGGCTATCCATTTTTCTGTAAGCCCGTGGACGAGGGGAGGCGCATCAACATCCCCAAAATTGGCTCGGTGAAGTGCAAGTTTCACCGTCCGCTGGAAGGGACGCCCAAGACGCTGCAAATCGTCCACGACTGCAGTGAGTGGTACGCCGTATACACCTGCGAAGTCCACGTCAATCCGCTCCCGCAGGCGGGCAGCACGGTGGGCGTGGATGTGGGGACGCGGTATTTCGCCATCACCTCAGACGGCGAGTTCGTCCACAACCCCCGACACCTGGGGAGTGCCCTGGGGAAGCTCCGCATTCAGCAGCGCACGGTGTCCCGCCGCAAGAAGGGCGGGAACCGTCGCCGGAACGCCGTGCAACAGGTCGCCAAGACGCACCGGAAGATTCGCCGCTCAAGGCAGGATTTCCACCACAAGACCGCCCGGAAACTGGTGAGCGAACACGACCTGATTGCCCACGAAGACCTCAAGGTGTCCAACATGATCAAGTCCAACCTCGCGCGCTCCATCTCCGATGTCGGGTGGAGTGCATTCTTCGACATCTTACGCGGCAAGGCTGAGAGTGCTGGGCGCGTGGTGGTTCGGGTTCCCCCGCAGGACACCTCGCAGCGCTGCAACGCCTGCGGGCATACGTGCCGGGAGAACCGCGACAACGAGGTGTTCAGGTGCGTTTCCTGCGGGCATGAAGACCATGCCGACTGGAACGCCGCAAAGAACATCCTGGGACGGGCCGTCCCTTTAGGCGTCAACGGGAGCGGGGTATCGCATACCGTCGTCTGA
- a CDS encoding RNA-guided endonuclease InsQ/TnpB family protein, protein MFKAFRYRLRPTKAQEAALNEQLRLCRNLYNCALQERRDAYRKAGKTVTGYDQMKDLTEIKAALPEYKGVYSQVLQDVLKRLDKAFRAFYRRVQEGSKPGYPRFQGRDRYDSICYPQSGFSVSDKTAFFSKIGNIRIRLHRPLEGKVKTATITRDCGEWSVSYICEVDAQPLPETGSSVGVDVGTTWFCITSDGEFVENPRHFQTAMKKLRVAQRAVARKRNKRSNRRRKAVQRVAKLHRKVARQRLDFHHKTALKLVRENDLIAHEDLNVGGMGRGTLARSIHDVGWGQFFSLLSQKAAWAARKVVRVDPRYTSQACNQCGHTCRENRASQSRFRCVACGHQENADLNAARNILGRAAPSGINVAVVNASVA, encoded by the coding sequence ATGTTCAAGGCATTTCGCTACCGTCTCCGCCCCACGAAGGCTCAGGAAGCCGCGCTGAACGAACAGTTGCGTCTCTGCCGCAACCTGTACAACTGCGCGTTGCAAGAACGCCGGGACGCCTACCGCAAGGCCGGGAAGACCGTCACTGGGTACGACCAGATGAAGGACCTGACGGAAATCAAGGCCGCGCTGCCGGAGTACAAGGGGGTCTACAGCCAGGTGCTGCAAGACGTTCTCAAGCGGCTGGACAAAGCATTCAGGGCGTTCTACCGCAGGGTCCAGGAAGGCAGCAAGCCCGGCTACCCCCGGTTCCAGGGCCGGGACAGGTACGATTCCATCTGCTACCCGCAGTCGGGATTCAGCGTTTCGGACAAGACCGCTTTCTTCTCCAAAATCGGGAACATCCGAATCCGGCTGCACCGCCCGTTGGAAGGCAAGGTCAAGACTGCGACCATCACGCGGGACTGCGGCGAGTGGTCCGTCTCCTACATCTGCGAGGTGGACGCCCAGCCGCTTCCCGAAACGGGAAGCTCGGTGGGGGTGGACGTGGGCACCACCTGGTTCTGCATCACCTCGGATGGGGAGTTTGTGGAGAATCCCCGACATTTCCAGACCGCCATGAAGAAGCTGCGGGTCGCTCAGCGTGCGGTTGCCCGCAAGAGAAACAAGCGCAGCAACCGCAGGCGGAAGGCCGTTCAGCGGGTCGCCAAGCTGCACCGCAAGGTCGCAAGGCAGCGGCTCGACTTCCACCACAAGACCGCGCTCAAGCTCGTCCGGGAGAACGACCTGATTGCTCACGAAGACCTCAACGTCGGCGGGATGGGGCGGGGCACTCTGGCCCGGTCTATCCATGATGTGGGCTGGGGTCAGTTCTTTTCTCTCCTTTCCCAGAAGGCAGCATGGGCCGCTCGGAAAGTTGTTCGCGTAGACCCCCGGTACACCTCGCAGGCGTGCAACCAGTGCGGCCACACCTGCCGAGAGAACCGGGCGAGTCAGTCGCGGTTTCGGTGTGTCGCCTGCGGGCATCAGGAGAACGCAGACCTGAACGCCGCGCGGAACATTCTGGGGCGGGCCGCCCCTTCAGGCATCAACGTAGCGGTAGTCAACGCAAGCGTTGCCTGA
- a CDS encoding GGDEF domain-containing protein — MRLPAPDRSGRPAPPRSAGGPSDGTGGPARPPATGPVIAPGDELRHALHRRLALAALACGLPVLTILGVLEARSAPARAELLGLYAVTALLCLWAIVRVLRRSPLDGALRIIIAVNLVFVVVQAYEGGVGGTASAAQATFSMLLMLIANAVLGHLTFEARRAGLLALGSFVLAVGASLLGARQGGLAGALPSAQLYLSTGTILLLLQALAWYKARFVTQAQAQLRLEHEASTDPLTGLANRRRMYQQVAELLEAAGEPPGAGAVSVVMFDLDHFKRVNDQHGHLAGDSALAHVADLLRASAGPGETPGRWGGEEFMLVLPGADEAGARRRAQAVRQLLAASPHPQVGLLTASFGVSASRVGDDLTRLVARADDALYRAKAGGRDRIEIA; from the coding sequence ATGCGACTTCCGGCCCCGGACCGGTCCGGCCGTCCCGCCCCGCCGCGGTCTGCTGGTGGGCCATCGGACGGCACCGGCGGCCCGGCTCGCCCGCCGGCCACCGGACCTGTCATCGCGCCGGGGGACGAGCTGAGGCACGCCCTGCACCGCCGGCTGGCGCTGGCGGCGCTGGCCTGCGGGCTGCCGGTCCTGACCATCCTGGGGGTGCTGGAGGCCCGCAGCGCCCCGGCCCGCGCCGAGCTGCTGGGGCTGTACGCCGTGACGGCGCTGCTGTGCCTGTGGGCCATCGTGCGGGTGCTGCGGCGCAGCCCGCTGGACGGCGCGCTCAGGATCATCATCGCCGTCAACCTGGTGTTCGTCGTGGTGCAGGCGTATGAGGGCGGCGTGGGGGGAACGGCCAGTGCGGCGCAGGCTACCTTCAGCATGCTGCTGATGCTGATCGCCAACGCGGTGCTGGGCCACCTGACCTTCGAGGCCCGCCGGGCGGGGCTGCTGGCGCTGGGCAGTTTCGTGCTGGCGGTGGGGGCCAGCCTGCTGGGTGCGCGCCAGGGCGGCCTGGCCGGGGCGCTGCCCAGCGCGCAGCTGTACCTGTCCACCGGCACCATCCTGCTGCTGCTGCAGGCCCTGGCGTGGTACAAGGCCCGCTTCGTGACCCAGGCCCAGGCGCAGCTGCGGCTGGAGCATGAGGCCTCCACCGATCCGCTGACCGGGCTGGCCAACCGCCGCCGCATGTACCAGCAGGTGGCGGAGCTGCTGGAGGCCGCCGGAGAGCCGCCCGGCGCGGGCGCGGTCAGCGTGGTGATGTTCGACCTCGACCACTTCAAGCGCGTCAACGACCAGCACGGCCATCTGGCCGGGGACAGCGCCCTGGCCCACGTCGCGGACCTGCTGCGGGCCTCGGCGGGACCGGGCGAGACGCCAGGACGCTGGGGCGGCGAGGAGTTCATGCTGGTGCTGCCCGGCGCGGACGAGGCGGGGGCGCGGCGCCGCGCCCAGGCGGTGCGGCAGCTGCTGGCGGCCTCGCCGCACCCGCAGGTCGGCCTGCTGACCGCCAGCTTCGGCGTCAGTGCCAGCCGCGTGGGCGACGACCTGACCCGGCTGGTGGCGCGGGCGGACGACGCGCTGTACCGCGCCAAGGCCGGAGGCCGGGACCGCATCGAGATCGCCTGA